In the Funiculus sociatus GB2-C1 genome, CTATCCCTTGACATTTTGTACTCATAACGAGTACGCTTTGAAAGACTTTACTTAGTCAAGGAGCCAGATTCATGTTTGCCAATAGAGAAGGACAAAAAGTCCCCAACGTCACCTTCCGTACTCGTAAGAACAACGACTGGGTGAAAATAACTACTGATGATTTGTTTGCCGGCAAGACAGTGGTTGTCTTCTCTCTACCTGGTGCGTTTACTCCGACGTGTTCATCGACTCATCTCCCTGGCTATAACGAGTTGGCTAAGGTTTTTAAAGAAAATGGCGTTGATGACATTATCTGCATTTCCGTCAATGATGCCTTTGTGATGAATGAATGGGCGAAGGATCAAGAAGCAGATAATATAACTGTCATTCCCGATGGCAATGGTGAATTCAGTGAAGGGATGGGAATGCTGGTTGATAAAGCAGACCTGGGTTTTGGGAAGCGGTCATGGCGCTATTCCATGCTGGTAAAAGATGGCACCATTGAAAAAATGTTCATTGAGCCAGAAGAACCAGGCG is a window encoding:
- a CDS encoding redoxin family protein, whose amino-acid sequence is MFANREGQKVPNVTFRTRKNNDWVKITTDDLFAGKTVVVFSLPGAFTPTCSSTHLPGYNELAKVFKENGVDDIICISVNDAFVMNEWAKDQEADNITVIPDGNGEFSEGMGMLVDKADLGFGKRSWRYSMLVKDGTIEKMFIEPEEPGDPFKVSDAQTMLNYINPEATKPNLVSLFTKVGCGFCARAKKMLDERGMDYEEIVLSKNISTRSLRAVTGATTVPQVFIDGKLIGDSEALEAYLNAV